The DNA region GCGGCCTCGACGTGTTCCGCGCCGATGTCGAGGAAGAGTTCAAGTTCCGCCGCCAGCAGTTCTCGGGCCTGGACCAGGAAATCCTGCGCGACCTGCGCGAGCGTTTCGCGCCGCCGGAGTTCCTGGACGCACCGGTCGAGGGTTATGAGGCCGCGCGCGCCGCGAACGGTGCCTTCCGCTCCTGGACCGACACCAACCTGCATCCGCACAAGGTGCCGGGCTATGCCAGCGTCATCGTCACGCTGAAGGCGCCGGGCGCCACGCCGGGCGACATGAGCGCCGACCAGATGCGGCTGGTGGCCGACCTGGCCGAGCGGCTGGCCCATGGCGACATCCGGGTGAACCACGACCAGAACCTGGTGCTGCCGCATGTGCGCAAGGCCGACCTGCCCGAGCTTTACGAGGCGCTGCGCGCGGTCGGGCTGGCGACGGCGAACTTCGGCAAGATCACCGACATCATCTCTTGCCCCGGCATGGACTATTGCACGCTGGCGACCGCGCGCTCGATCCCGATCGCGCAGGATATCGCCGCGCATTTCCGCGCCCGCGGCCTTGAGGACGACATCGGCGAGATGAAGATCCGCATCTCGGGCTGCATCAACGCCTGCGGCCATCACCACCTGGGCCATATCGGCATCCTCGGCCTGGACCGGGCGGGCGTCGAGAACTACCAGATCACGCTGGGCGGCGACGGATACGAGATCCCGAGCCTGGGCCAGCGCGCCGGCGCCGGCTTCCCAGCGGAGGAGGTTGTGCCGGCCATCGACCGGCTGGTCGACGCCTATCTGGAACTGCGGGAATCGCCCGACGAACGCTTCATCGACGCCTATCGCCGTCTTGGGGTGGCTCCGTTCAAGGCGGCGCTGTATCCGGCCGATGCTTGACGACACGCTGGACGCGCGCGCCGCGCGGTTGAATGATCGCTACAAGCATCATGCCGCGACCGAGGTGCTGCGCCGCGCGTTGAAGGACCCGGACCTGGGTTCGACGACGCTGGTCTCGTCCTTCGGCTCGGAATCGGTGGTGCTCCTGCACATGGTCTCGCTGGTGGCGCCGGGAACGCCGGTGCTGTTCATCGACACGATGATGCTGTTCCAGGAAACCCTGGACTATCAGCTCGAGGTCACGCGCAAGCTGGGCCTGACCGACGTGCGGGTGATCCGCGCCAGCGAACGCGAGGTGGCGCTGAACGACCCGGACGGCACGCTGCATCAGTTCAACACCGACGCCTGCTGCGATTTCCGCAAGACCATTCCCCTGGAGCGCGAACTGTCCAAGTTCGATGCCTGGATCACCGGCCGCAAGCGTTTCCAGGGCGGCGAGCGTCAGCAGCTCGACTTCTTCGAATCCGAGCCGCCCTCGCGCCTGCGCATCAATCCCCTGGCGCATTGGCGGCGCGAGGACGTGCAGGAATACATGGCGGAAAACAACCTGCCGCGGCATCCGCTGGTCGCCAAGGGCTATGCCTCGATCGGCTGCGCGCCCTGCACCTCGCCCATCAAGCCGGGCGAGGACCCGCGCGCCGGGCGTTGGCGCGGCCAGGCCAAGACCGAATGCGGCATCCACTTCATCGGCGGCAAGATGGTCCGCGCAGGAGCGAACACATGAGCGATTTCTTTCTGGTCCGCGACGACGGCTTCCATCCCGACGACGGCGCCGAGCCGGTCGTGCTGGGTCCCGACACCGATCCGGCGCGCCTGGGCGACTATCTTGACCACGAACTGCTGGCCGTCGATTTCCCGGCGATGACCGACGGACGGGGCTTTTCACTGGCACGGCTCCTGCGGCAAAAGGGCTACAAGGGTCGCCTGCGTGCCGTGGGCGGCCTGATCGCCGACCAATACGCCATGGCGCGCCGCGTGGGCTTCGACGAAGTCCGCATCCCGGCCGCACTAGCCGCCCGCCAGCCACAGGAACAGTGGCTCTACCGCGCCGACTGGCAGGATTGGGACCATCGGTCGCGCCTTGCCGGTTGAGTCCGGGGTTTCCCCCCGGCGCCCTTGTGATCTAGATAGACCGGAATCGACATGACCCTGGATGTGCCCGTGGCCGAAGTTGCCGCCAAACCCGCAAAGACCCTGCCCGACGCCCAGACCGTGACCGCCGTCCGCCACTGGAACGACCGGCTGTTCTCGTTCCGCGTGACGCGGCCGGCGAGCCTGCGCTTCCGCTCGGGCGAATTCGTGATGATCGGCCTGCCCGGCGACAACGGCAAGCCGATCCTGCGCGCCTATTCCATCGCCTCGCCGGCCTGGGACGACGAGCTGGAATTCTATTCGATCAAGGTGCCGGATGGGCCGCTGACCTCGAAGCTGCAGAACATCCGGCCGGGCGACGAGATCATCCTGCGCCCGAAGCCGGTGGGCACGCTGGTGCTGGACGCGCTGCTGCCCGGCAAGCGGCTGTGGTTTCTGGCCACTGGCACCGGCATCGCGCCCTTCGCCAGCCTGATGCGCGAGCCGGAAAGCTATGAGCGGTTCGAGCAGGTGATCATGATGCACACCTGCCGCACCGCCGACGAGCTGAACTATGGCCGCGAGCTGGTCGAGAACCTGCGCAACGACCCGCTGCTGGGCGAGCTCTATGGCGAGGAATTCACCAGCCGGCTGCTGTACTACCCGACGACCACGCGCGAGACGACACCCTTCATGGGCCGGATCACCGACAACCTGACCTCGGGCAAGGTCTTTGCCGATCTGGGCCTGCCGCCCATGGATGCGGCGAATGACCGCGCCATGATCTGCGGCAGCCTGGCCTTCAACACCGATGTGAAGACGGTGCTGGAAGGCTTCGGCCTGCGCGAGGGTGCCAACAGCGAACCGAAGGAATTCGTGGTCGAAAAGGCCTTCGTCGGCGACGGCATCTGAGGGTGTCGCCGGGGGTTTCACACCCCCGGACCCCCGTGGGGTATTTCGGAAACGGAAAAAGCCCGGCGTTGACAGATCGCCGGGCGTTGCCCATGTTCCGGCGCCGAATCATGCGAAGGAATTTTCATGCCCGTCGTCGTCGTCGAATCCCCGGCCAAAGCCAAGACGATCAATAAATATCTTGGCGACGACTATACGGTTCTGGCGTCCTTCGGGCATGTCCGCGACCTGCCGCCCAAGGATGGCAGCGTCGATCCCGATGCCGATTTCGCCATGAAATGGGAAGTGGCGGCGGACAGCCGCAAGCATGTCAAGGCGATCAAGGATGCCCTGGCGAGCGATCCGAACCTGATCCTCGCCACCGACCCCGACCGCGAAGGCGAGGCGATTTCCTGGCACCTGCTAGAAACCCTGGCGCCGGCCCTGAAGAAGGGCGCCGAGGTCAGCCGCGTGACCTTCAACGCCATCACCAAGAATGCCGTGACCGAGGCCATGGCGAACCCGCGCCAGATCGACCAGCCGCTGGTCGACGCCTATCTGGCGCGCCGGGCGCTGGACTACCTTGTCGGCTTCAACCTGTCGCCGGTCCTGTGGCGCAAGTTGCCTGGCGCCAAGTCGGCCGGCCGGGTGCAATCCGTCGCCCTGCGCATCATCGTCGACCGCGAGATGGAGATCGAGGCCTTCAAGGCCCGCGAATACTGGTCGGTCCATGCCCGCCTAGCCACCCCGCGCGGCGACGAATATGACGCGACCATGACCGTCTTCGGCGGCAAGAAGCTGGAACGCTTCGACATCGCCGATGAAGAAGCCGCCAAGCTGGCCGTCGCCGCGATCACCTCGCGGGACCTGTCGGTCTCCAGCGTCTCGGCCAAGCCCGCCAGCCGCAATCCCTGGCCGCCCTTCATGACCTCGACCCTGCAGCAGGAGGCCAGCCGCAAGCTGGGCCTGGGCGCGCGGGCCTGCATGTCGGCGGCGCAGCGGCTCTACGAGGCCGGCCACATCACCTATAT from Paracoccus aminovorans includes:
- a CDS encoding nitrite/sulfite reductase codes for the protein MFDARPQHNDQHREYLRHRAQQFRRQVERRLDGSLTEEEFRPLRLKNGVYLQLHSYMYRVAIPYGALTPDQMRMLGDVADRFDRGYGHFTTRTNIQFHWHKLVDIPDSMDALSSVGIHSIQTSGNTIRNINADAFAGAAGDELEDPRPWAELIRIWSTDHAEFQFLPRKFKISVSAGKQDRSAVSAYDIGLRIVEKDGKHGFQVWVGGGLGRTPYLGQVIRDFLPQADLLPYMEAILSVYNLTGRRDNKFKARIKITVNERGLDVFRADVEEEFKFRRQQFSGLDQEILRDLRERFAPPEFLDAPVEGYEAARAANGAFRSWTDTNLHPHKVPGYASVIVTLKAPGATPGDMSADQMRLVADLAERLAHGDIRVNHDQNLVLPHVRKADLPELYEALRAVGLATANFGKITDIISCPGMDYCTLATARSIPIAQDIAAHFRARGLEDDIGEMKIRISGCINACGHHHLGHIGILGLDRAGVENYQITLGGDGYEIPSLGQRAGAGFPAEEVVPAIDRLVDAYLELRESPDERFIDAYRRLGVAPFKAALYPADA
- a CDS encoding phosphoadenylyl-sulfate reductase, whose amino-acid sequence is MLDDTLDARAARLNDRYKHHAATEVLRRALKDPDLGSTTLVSSFGSESVVLLHMVSLVAPGTPVLFIDTMMLFQETLDYQLEVTRKLGLTDVRVIRASEREVALNDPDGTLHQFNTDACCDFRKTIPLERELSKFDAWITGRKRFQGGERQQLDFFESEPPSRLRINPLAHWRREDVQEYMAENNLPRHPLVAKGYASIGCAPCTSPIKPGEDPRAGRWRGQAKTECGIHFIGGKMVRAGANT
- a CDS encoding DUF934 domain-containing protein, whose product is MSDFFLVRDDGFHPDDGAEPVVLGPDTDPARLGDYLDHELLAVDFPAMTDGRGFSLARLLRQKGYKGRLRAVGGLIADQYAMARRVGFDEVRIPAALAARQPQEQWLYRADWQDWDHRSRLAG
- a CDS encoding ferredoxin--NADP reductase; this encodes MTLDVPVAEVAAKPAKTLPDAQTVTAVRHWNDRLFSFRVTRPASLRFRSGEFVMIGLPGDNGKPILRAYSIASPAWDDELEFYSIKVPDGPLTSKLQNIRPGDEIILRPKPVGTLVLDALLPGKRLWFLATGTGIAPFASLMREPESYERFEQVIMMHTCRTADELNYGRELVENLRNDPLLGELYGEEFTSRLLYYPTTTRETTPFMGRITDNLTSGKVFADLGLPPMDAANDRAMICGSLAFNTDVKTVLEGFGLREGANSEPKEFVVEKAFVGDGI